In the Deinococcus carri genome, one interval contains:
- the alaS gene encoding alanine--tRNA ligase has product MTGPLTTAEIREKYLSFFESKGHLRLPSHSLIAPDPTTLFTVAGMQPFKPQFMGAAAQFPGHGENRRVTTAQKCIRVGDIENVGRTRRHLSLFEMMGNFSFGDYFKREAILWAWEFLTGADWMGLDPARMYVTIYEDDNEAFGYWTQEVGLPESHIHRFGADENFWPADAPLKGPNGPCGPCSEIYYDRGPDYGDDTWADYAQTRESARFLEVWNLVFPQYDRQDPQPDGTPVLADLPFKNIDTGMGLERVASVVQDVPDFYSNDVFRPIVEKVAELSGKPYEGEVSVSHRVVAEHIRSVAMTVADGVALSNTGRGYVIRKILRRASRHAYLLGLREPTLYKLVPLVVQAMGGAYPELVTEEARVTAAIRAEEERFLKTLESGMQRIGGLLSGMERGAVLPGEEAFLLYDTYGFPLDLTREIAEEYGISVNEAEYAESLEKAQETARAASKYGKSELFGGSQEALEGLPATQFVGYDELEAQGEVLALVGAGERLDHLTAGSEATVVLSRTPFYAEGGGEVGDTGVLEWASASGERGRGLVRDTRKTPAGVFLHDVLVEEGELTPGLTVRGVVSGERQATQRHHTATHLLHAALRAVLGSGVRQAGSLVAPERLRFDFAHGAALTTDEIEQVERLVSRWVTANFPVSWREMPIAEAKAAGATALFGEKYGDTVRVVRVEGGIPFGDATVTSMELCGGAHVARTGDIGAFVIVSDENVAAGVRRIEALAGEAATRWVRERLNNVGRVAGLLNTSPDALETRVVGLQTQLKAAQQETAQARRQLAEAQMGGGSSAQQVRELGGFKVAVLKLSGIEGNELRGAADKLLDQSGADLAVIASDKGLVVKATKEAVGRGAHAGQLVGKLAAAGGGKGGGRPDMAQAGIGNPDAALGALDTAF; this is encoded by the coding sequence ATGACCGGGCCGCTGACCACCGCTGAAATCCGCGAGAAGTACCTCTCCTTTTTCGAGAGCAAGGGCCACCTGCGCCTCCCCAGCCACAGCCTGATTGCCCCCGACCCCACCACCCTCTTCACGGTGGCGGGGATGCAGCCCTTCAAGCCGCAGTTCATGGGCGCGGCCGCCCAGTTTCCGGGCCACGGCGAGAACCGGCGCGTGACCACCGCCCAGAAGTGCATCCGCGTGGGCGACATCGAGAACGTGGGGCGCACGCGGCGGCACCTCAGCCTGTTCGAGATGATGGGGAACTTTTCCTTCGGGGACTACTTCAAGCGCGAGGCGATTCTCTGGGCCTGGGAGTTCCTGACCGGTGCCGATTGGATGGGCCTGGACCCGGCGCGCATGTACGTGACCATCTACGAGGACGACAACGAGGCCTTCGGCTACTGGACGCAGGAGGTCGGCCTGCCGGAAAGCCACATCCACCGCTTCGGCGCGGACGAGAACTTCTGGCCCGCCGACGCGCCCCTCAAGGGACCCAACGGCCCGTGCGGCCCCTGCTCGGAGATTTACTACGACCGCGGCCCGGACTACGGCGACGATACCTGGGCGGATTACGCACAGACCCGCGAGAGCGCCCGCTTCCTGGAAGTCTGGAACCTGGTCTTCCCGCAGTACGACCGCCAGGACCCGCAGCCCGACGGGACGCCCGTGCTGGCCGACCTGCCCTTCAAGAACATCGACACCGGCATGGGCCTGGAGCGCGTGGCGAGCGTGGTGCAGGACGTGCCCGACTTCTACTCCAACGACGTGTTCCGGCCCATCGTGGAGAAGGTGGCCGAACTCAGCGGCAAGCCCTACGAGGGCGAGGTCAGCGTGTCGCACCGCGTGGTGGCCGAACATATCCGCAGCGTCGCCATGACGGTCGCGGACGGCGTGGCCCTGTCGAACACCGGGCGCGGCTACGTGATTCGCAAGATTCTGCGCCGCGCCTCCCGCCACGCCTACCTGCTGGGCCTGCGCGAGCCGACGCTCTACAAGCTGGTGCCCCTCGTGGTGCAGGCTATGGGCGGCGCGTACCCCGAACTGGTCACGGAGGAGGCGCGCGTGACGGCGGCCATCCGCGCCGAGGAGGAGCGGTTCCTCAAGACGCTCGAAAGCGGGATGCAGCGCATCGGCGGCCTGCTGAGCGGCATGGAACGCGGCGCGGTGCTGCCCGGCGAGGAAGCCTTCCTGCTGTACGACACCTACGGCTTTCCCCTGGACCTCACCCGCGAGATTGCCGAGGAATACGGCATCAGCGTGAACGAGGCCGAGTACGCCGAGAGCCTGGAAAAGGCGCAGGAGACGGCCCGCGCCGCGAGCAAGTACGGCAAGTCCGAACTGTTCGGCGGCAGCCAGGAGGCGCTGGAAGGTCTGCCCGCTACCCAGTTCGTGGGCTACGACGAGCTGGAAGCACAGGGTGAGGTGCTGGCGTTGGTGGGCGCGGGCGAGCGGCTGGACCACCTCACGGCGGGCAGCGAGGCCACCGTGGTGCTGTCCCGCACCCCCTTCTACGCGGAGGGCGGCGGCGAGGTCGGGGATACCGGGGTTCTGGAGTGGGCCAGTGCCAGTGGTGAACGGGGACGCGGCCTGGTCCGCGACACCCGCAAGACCCCGGCGGGCGTGTTCCTGCACGACGTGCTGGTGGAGGAAGGCGAGCTGACCCCCGGCCTGACCGTGCGCGGCGTGGTGTCGGGCGAGCGGCAGGCCACCCAGCGCCACCACACGGCCACGCACCTGCTGCACGCGGCCCTGCGGGCGGTGCTGGGGTCCGGCGTACGACAGGCGGGGTCGCTGGTCGCCCCGGAGCGGCTGCGCTTCGACTTCGCGCACGGCGCGGCCCTGACCACCGACGAAATCGAACAGGTCGAGCGCCTCGTCAGCCGCTGGGTCACCGCGAACTTCCCGGTCTCCTGGCGCGAGATGCCCATCGCGGAGGCGAAGGCGGCGGGCGCGACGGCCCTCTTCGGGGAGAAGTACGGCGACACCGTGCGCGTGGTGCGGGTGGAGGGCGGCATTCCCTTCGGTGACGCCACCGTGACCAGCATGGAACTCTGCGGCGGCGCGCACGTGGCCCGCACGGGCGACATCGGCGCGTTTGTCATCGTCTCCGACGAGAACGTGGCGGCGGGCGTGCGCCGCATCGAGGCGCTGGCGGGCGAGGCGGCGACCCGTTGGGTCCGCGAGCGCCTGAACAACGTGGGCCGGGTGGCGGGCCTGCTTAATACCAGCCCGGATGCCCTGGAAACGCGCGTCGTGGGCCTCCAGACGCAACTCAAGGCCGCGCAGCAGGAGACGGCGCAGGCCCGGCGGCAACTGGCCGAGGCGCAGATGGGCGGCGGCAGCAGTGCCCAGCAGGTGCGCGAGCTGGGCGGCTTCAAGGTGGCGGTGCTGAAGCTCTCGGGCATCGAGGGCAACGAACTGCGCGGCGCGGCCGACAAGCTGCTCGACCAGAGCGGTGCGGACCTCGCCGTGATTGCCAGCGACAAGGGCCTGGTCGTGAAGGCCACCAAGGAGGCTGTGGGCCGGGGCGCACACGCCGGGCAACTCGTCGGCAAGCTGGCGGCGGCAGGCGGCGGCAAGGGCGGCGGACGGCCCGACATGGCCCAGGCGGGCATTGGGAACCCGGACGCGGCGCTGGGGGCGCTGGACACGGCGTTCTGA
- a CDS encoding ferredoxin → MPHVIVSPCIGVKDQACTEVCPVECIYDGGDQFVIHPDECIDCGACVPACPVSAIFPEEDVPAGETEFIVKNRAFFGL, encoded by the coding sequence ATGCCTCACGTCATCGTCAGCCCCTGCATCGGTGTCAAGGACCAGGCCTGCACCGAGGTCTGCCCCGTGGAGTGCATCTACGACGGCGGCGACCAGTTCGTGATTCACCCCGACGAGTGCATCGACTGCGGGGCCTGCGTGCCCGCTTGCCCGGTCAGCGCCATCTTCCCCGAAGAGGACGTGCCCGCCGGCGAAACCGAGTTCATCGTCAAGAACCGCGCCTTTTTCGGCCTCTGA
- a CDS encoding magnesium transporter CorA family protein produces MLTYYRSIGGKLQVIGSYIDGCWINATAPTAEELARVSRETGLDLDYLSYPLDPDERSRFEREDGQLLIIMQTSYRLGEDSDIPYDTVPLGILHTDHCLVTVCATENPVVNDVVSGLVRRVSTVKKNRLTLQLFLRNAQRFLIDVRQINKQVDRIEDRMETATRNRELMDLLKLEKSLVYFITGLKANEAMMERVKRDRIFEMYEEDSDLLDDVLIENLQAIEMASIASNILTSMAGAFASVISNNVNQVVKVLTVTTILVAIPTLITSIFGMNVPLPLQQNPEGMWIVLSIASLLSATLAFLFYRWRVF; encoded by the coding sequence ATGCTGACCTATTACCGCAGCATCGGCGGCAAGTTGCAGGTGATCGGCAGCTACATCGACGGCTGCTGGATCAACGCGACCGCCCCCACCGCCGAGGAACTCGCCCGCGTGAGCCGCGAGACGGGCCTCGACCTCGACTACCTGAGTTATCCCCTCGACCCCGACGAACGCTCCCGCTTCGAGCGCGAGGACGGCCAGCTGCTGATCATCATGCAGACCAGCTACCGGCTGGGCGAGGACAGCGACATTCCCTACGACACGGTGCCGCTGGGCATCCTGCACACCGACCACTGCCTCGTGACGGTGTGTGCCACCGAGAACCCGGTCGTGAACGACGTAGTGAGCGGCCTGGTGCGGCGCGTGTCCACCGTCAAGAAAAATCGCCTCACGCTGCAACTCTTTTTGCGCAACGCCCAGCGTTTCCTGATCGACGTGCGCCAGATCAACAAGCAGGTGGACCGCATCGAGGACCGCATGGAGACGGCCACCCGCAACCGGGAGCTGATGGACCTCCTCAAGCTCGAAAAGAGCCTGGTGTACTTCATCACCGGCCTCAAGGCCAACGAGGCCATGATGGAGCGCGTCAAACGCGACCGCATCTTCGAGATGTACGAGGAGGACTCGGATCTGCTCGACGACGTGCTGATCGAGAACCTCCAGGCCATCGAGATGGCGTCCATCGCCAGCAACATCCTGACCAGCATGGCGGGGGCCTTCGCTTCCGTTATCAGCAACAACGTCAACCAGGTCGTGAAGGTGCTCACGGTCACGACCATCCTGGTGGCGATTCCCACCCTGATCACCAGCATCTTCGGCATGAACGTGCCGCTGCCCCTCCAGCAGAACCCCGAGGGCATGTGGATTGTGCTGAGCATCGCCAGTCTGCTGTCCGCCACCCTGGCGTTCCTGTTCTACCGCTGGCGGGTGTTTTGA
- a CDS encoding AAC(3) family N-acetyltransferase, translated as MPEAAAIAHADAPRTRESLAADLRALGVGAGETLLVHSSLSALGWVCGGPVAVIQALQDVLTPAGTLVMPTFTLNLTDPAGWSRPPVPEAWHAVIRETMPAFDPALTPTRNMGRIPELFRTWPGVRRSDHPHSSFAAWGQHAEFVTADHALPFSLGEVSPLARVYDLDGRVLLLGTGNNTSLHLAEVRAGRRPTVTFSGPILMAGQRQWVTFEEPDYDDSTFPPVKAAFEASGAVTVGQVGSATARLMRQRALVDFAVRFWQVP; from the coding sequence ATGCCCGAAGCCGCTGCCATCGCCCACGCCGACGCCCCCCGCACCCGCGAGAGCCTCGCCGCCGACCTGCGCGCCCTGGGGGTCGGGGCGGGGGAGACGCTGCTGGTCCATTCCAGCCTCAGCGCCCTGGGCTGGGTGTGCGGCGGCCCGGTGGCAGTAATCCAGGCGCTTCAGGACGTGCTGACCCCGGCGGGCACGCTGGTGATGCCCACCTTTACGTTGAACCTGACCGACCCGGCAGGCTGGAGCCGTCCGCCCGTGCCGGAAGCGTGGCACGCCGTCATCCGTGAAACGATGCCCGCTTTCGACCCGGCGCTGACCCCTACCCGCAACATGGGCCGCATCCCGGAGCTGTTTCGCACCTGGCCGGGAGTGCGGCGCAGTGACCATCCGCATAGCTCCTTCGCCGCCTGGGGTCAGCACGCCGAATTCGTCACGGCCGACCACGCCCTGCCCTTCTCGCTGGGTGAGGTCTCCCCGCTGGCCCGTGTGTACGACCTGGACGGCCGGGTGCTGCTGCTGGGCACCGGGAACAACACCAGTCTGCACCTCGCAGAGGTGAGGGCCGGACGGCGGCCCACCGTCACATTCAGCGGCCCCATTCTCATGGCCGGGCAGCGCCAGTGGGTCACCTTCGAGGAACCCGACTACGACGACAGCACCTTTCCGCCCGTCAAGGCCGCCTTCGAGGCCAGCGGGGCGGTCACGGTCGGTCAGGTCGGCTCCGCCACCGCTCGGCTGATGCGGCAGCGGGCGCTGGTGGATTTCGCGGTGCGGTTCTGGCAGGTGCCCTGA
- a CDS encoding sulfurtransferase, with translation MEYAKDVLVSTDWVAQNLSTPGVRLIEVDEDILLYDTGHIPGAVKVDWQQDFWDPVMREFIQPGQLAELLGRLGLREGDTIVLYGDKSNWWAAYAYWFLSYNGVQGLKLMNGGRQKWVAEGRELTTDAPSYEPTQYAALHRDESLRAYRDEVKAHIEAVRGGQGAMVDVRSPDEFSGKVTHMPNYPQEGVLRGGHIPGARNIPWARATNEDGTFKSADELRDLYAGEGVTPDKDVIAYCRIAERSSHSWFVLRELLGYPQVRNYDGSWTEWGNAVGMPIEKTYSEA, from the coding sequence ATGGAATACGCGAAAGACGTGCTGGTCAGCACAGACTGGGTGGCCCAGAACCTCAGCACCCCCGGCGTCCGCCTGATCGAGGTGGACGAGGACATCCTGCTCTACGACACCGGCCACATCCCCGGCGCGGTGAAGGTGGACTGGCAGCAGGATTTCTGGGACCCGGTCATGCGCGAGTTCATCCAGCCCGGGCAGCTTGCCGAACTGCTGGGCCGCCTGGGCCTCCGCGAGGGCGACACCATCGTGCTGTACGGCGATAAGAGCAACTGGTGGGCCGCCTACGCCTACTGGTTCCTCAGCTACAACGGCGTGCAGGGCCTCAAGCTGATGAACGGCGGCCGCCAGAAGTGGGTCGCGGAGGGCCGCGAACTCACCACCGATGCGCCCAGCTATGAGCCGACCCAGTACGCCGCCCTGCACCGCGACGAGAGCCTGCGCGCCTACCGTGACGAGGTGAAGGCGCATATCGAGGCCGTGCGCGGCGGCCAGGGCGCGATGGTGGATGTCCGCAGCCCCGACGAGTTCTCCGGCAAGGTCACGCACATGCCCAACTATCCCCAGGAAGGCGTGCTGCGCGGCGGCCACATTCCCGGCGCACGCAACATCCCCTGGGCACGCGCCACCAACGAGGACGGCACCTTCAAGAGCGCGGACGAACTGCGCGACCTCTACGCGGGCGAGGGCGTGACCCCCGACAAGGACGTGATCGCCTACTGCCGCATCGCGGAACGCTCCAGCCACAGCTGGTTCGTGCTGCGCGAGCTGCTGGGCTACCCGCAGGTCCGCAACTACGACGGCTCCTGGACCGAGTGGGGCAACGCGGTCGGGATGCCGATTGAAAAGACCTACAGCGAGGCCTGA
- the rdgB gene encoding RdgB/HAM1 family non-canonical purine NTP pyrophosphatase, with translation MRVVVATGNAGKVREIAEALPGLSWQLEGLGGLPLPEETGTTYEENAALKACAAAMARGLPALADDSGLEVAALGGQPGVYSARFGGRDSDLERNLYLLERLRGAADRRAKFVSVVMLAYPDGHLETYRGEMTGTLLEGPRGENGFGYDPLFVPDGETRTLAEMTVAEKRALSHRGRALTALMEAHRDGPPARDLTPVE, from the coding sequence ATGCGGGTGGTCGTGGCGACCGGGAACGCCGGAAAGGTGCGCGAAATCGCCGAGGCGCTTCCGGGCCTGAGCTGGCAACTGGAGGGCCTGGGCGGCCTGCCTCTGCCCGAGGAAACCGGCACCACCTACGAGGAGAACGCGGCCCTCAAGGCCTGCGCGGCAGCGATGGCCCGCGGCCTGCCCGCCCTGGCCGACGACTCGGGGCTGGAGGTCGCGGCCCTGGGCGGGCAGCCCGGCGTGTACAGCGCCCGCTTCGGGGGCCGTGACAGCGACCTCGAACGCAATCTCTACCTGCTCGAAAGGCTGCGTGGGGCGGCCGACCGCCGCGCGAAGTTCGTCTCGGTGGTGATGCTCGCCTATCCCGACGGCCACCTGGAAACCTACCGCGGCGAGATGACCGGCACCCTGCTGGAAGGCCCCCGCGGCGAGAATGGCTTCGGCTACGACCCCCTCTTCGTCCCCGACGGCGAGACCCGCACCCTGGCCGAGATGACCGTGGCCGAGAAGCGCGCTCTCAGCCACCGGGGCCGGGCACTGACCGCGCTGATGGAGGCGCACCGCGACGGGCCGCCCGCCCGCGACCTGACCCCCGTGGAGTGA
- a CDS encoding MFS transporter, whose amino-acid sequence MSTPSSLHPAASADVGSSARQGVAAWAITAACLIVFMGIGVVDPILPEIGHQLGATPTQVELLFTTYLGVMAVMTLFAGNIGTRLGRRRVALLGLALIAVFALACGLSGSIPALAVFRGGWGLGSALFTPTALVLLLALIGHAEKAIMRYEAAIGLGMSMGPLLGGVLGSHGWRFPFLGAAALMLLALAAVAVFVRVPEKREPVRPVGDVFRAYRHPAFLAVGITGLLYYFGFFLLLGYTPLFLHLSTLGLGLTFFGWGLLLGLGSTLLAERLLHRVRASRIVIGALAGLTLLFVLLGFAPLASGVKIALVVLSGTLFGLMNALLTTLSVEVSHMPRATATSAYNFLRWLGAAAAPVTSGVVAERLGAPVPYAFGAVAVALAVLLMALAARPIDAARSSDPHVH is encoded by the coding sequence ATGTCTACTCCTTCCTCTCTCCATCCTGCTGCCAGCGCGGACGTGGGGTCGTCGGCGCGGCAGGGCGTCGCGGCCTGGGCCATTACGGCGGCGTGCCTGATCGTCTTTATGGGTATCGGTGTGGTGGACCCCATCCTCCCGGAGATTGGGCACCAACTGGGTGCAACGCCGACGCAGGTCGAGCTGCTCTTTACCACCTACCTGGGCGTGATGGCCGTGATGACGCTGTTCGCCGGGAACATCGGCACGCGCCTGGGCCGCCGCCGGGTGGCGCTGCTCGGCCTCGCGCTGATTGCCGTCTTCGCCCTCGCCTGCGGCCTGAGTGGCAGCATTCCCGCGCTGGCGGTGTTCCGGGGGGGCTGGGGCCTGGGCAGCGCGCTGTTCACACCCACCGCGCTGGTGCTGCTGCTGGCGCTGATCGGGCACGCGGAAAAGGCCATCATGCGCTACGAGGCCGCCATCGGCCTGGGCATGAGCATGGGGCCGCTGCTGGGCGGCGTGCTGGGCAGCCACGGCTGGCGCTTTCCCTTTCTGGGGGCCGCCGCACTGATGCTGCTGGCCCTGGCCGCCGTCGCGGTCTTCGTGCGGGTACCGGAGAAGCGGGAACCGGTGCGCCCGGTCGGGGACGTGTTCCGCGCGTACCGCCACCCCGCCTTTCTGGCTGTCGGTATCACGGGGCTGCTGTACTACTTCGGGTTCTTCCTGCTGCTGGGCTACACGCCGCTCTTTCTGCACCTCAGCACCCTGGGGCTGGGCCTGACCTTTTTCGGCTGGGGCCTCCTGCTGGGGCTGGGCAGCACCCTGCTGGCGGAGCGGCTGCTGCACCGGGTGCGCGCCAGCCGAATCGTCATCGGGGCGCTGGCGGGCCTCACGCTGCTGTTCGTGCTGCTGGGGTTCGCGCCCCTGGCGAGCGGCGTGAAGATTGCGCTGGTCGTCCTCAGCGGCACCCTCTTCGGCCTGATGAACGCCCTGCTGACCACCCTCAGCGTAGAGGTCAGCCACATGCCCCGCGCCACGGCCACCAGCGCCTACAACTTCCTGCGCTGGCTGGGGGCGGCCGCCGCACCCGTGACCAGCGGAGTCGTGGCCGAGCGTCTGGGCGCGCCCGTGCCCTACGCCTTCGGGGCCGTGGCGGTGGCGCTCGCCGTGCTGCTGATGGCCCTGGCCGCCCGCCCCATCGACGCGGCGCGGTCCAGCGACCCGCACGTTCACTGA
- a CDS encoding SufE family protein gives MTDAAPLPEKLQNIVTLFRSAPKPLRLQALLEYSKKLPPLPEKYVEHPEFLQPVPECASPFFLVTEQNGEGGVNMHFKVPEEAPTVRGYAGILREALNGESPETILNVPDQFYMDMGLSELITPMRLRGMGAILMRLKNDVREHAQGQG, from the coding sequence ATGACGGACGCCGCGCCCCTGCCCGAGAAGCTCCAGAACATCGTGACCCTGTTTCGCAGCGCGCCCAAGCCGCTGCGCCTCCAGGCCCTGCTGGAGTACAGCAAGAAGCTGCCGCCCCTGCCCGAGAAGTACGTGGAGCACCCGGAGTTCCTCCAGCCGGTGCCCGAATGCGCCAGCCCGTTCTTTCTGGTCACGGAGCAGAACGGCGAGGGCGGCGTGAACATGCACTTCAAGGTGCCGGAGGAAGCGCCCACCGTGCGCGGCTACGCGGGCATCCTGCGCGAGGCGCTCAATGGCGAGTCGCCCGAGACGATCCTGAACGTGCCCGACCAGTTCTACATGGACATGGGCCTCAGCGAACTGATCACGCCGATGCGCCTGCGCGGCATGGGAGCCATCCTGATGCGGCTGAAGAACGACGTGCGGGAACACGCTCAGGGCCAGGGCTAG
- a CDS encoding MerR family transcriptional regulator, with product MTGPATPDDIPRYRVGEVAARLGLTLRTLKYYEELGLVTPGRSGSRYRLYSEADVARLERVRRMRALGLSLDTIRATFSQPQERDPEGRQVLTPEALQALETDLSGQLAVLTQRITAAERELRDARALRRDLERDLAYVRRRLSGAQVGELLRETEAGRGE from the coding sequence ATGACTGGCCCGGCCACCCCCGACGACATCCCCCGCTACCGTGTGGGCGAGGTCGCCGCGCGGCTGGGCCTCACGCTGCGGACCCTGAAGTACTACGAGGAACTGGGCCTCGTCACGCCGGGGCGCAGCGGCAGCCGCTACCGCCTGTATTCGGAGGCGGACGTGGCCCGATTGGAGCGCGTGCGGCGGATGCGGGCGCTGGGCCTCAGCCTGGACACCATCCGCGCCACCTTCTCCCAGCCCCAGGAACGCGACCCGGAAGGCCGCCAGGTGCTGACGCCGGAGGCCCTGCAAGCCCTGGAAACCGACCTGAGCGGCCAACTGGCCGTGTTGACCCAGCGCATCACGGCGGCCGAACGCGAACTGCGCGACGCCCGCGCCCTGCGCCGCGACCTGGAACGCGACCTCGCGTACGTGCGGCGGCGGCTGAGCGGGGCACAGGTGGGCGAACTGCTGCGCGAGACGGAGGCGGGCCGGGGTGAATAG
- a CDS encoding MmcQ/YjbR family DNA-binding protein, with the protein MRSIADVRAACAALPGSCETFPFDATTLVFKVGGKMYALTDITGDPVTLSLKVRPERGDDLRAGYPAIVPGYHLNKRHWVTVTLDGTVPEALLHDLLTGSHALVLSSLTRAQRAELGLV; encoded by the coding sequence ATGCGTTCCATCGCTGACGTGCGTGCCGCCTGCGCTGCCCTGCCAGGGTCGTGCGAGACGTTTCCCTTCGACGCCACCACCCTGGTCTTTAAAGTCGGCGGGAAGATGTACGCCCTGACCGACATCACGGGCGACCCGGTGACCCTCAGCCTGAAGGTGCGGCCCGAACGGGGTGATGACCTGCGCGCCGGATATCCCGCCATCGTGCCGGGGTATCACCTCAACAAGCGCCACTGGGTGACCGTCACGCTGGATGGCACGGTGCCCGAGGCTCTGCTCCATGACCTGCTGACCGGAAGTCATGCCCTCGTCCTGAGCAGCCTGACGCGGGCACAGCGGGCCGAGCTGGGGCTGGTGTAG
- a CDS encoding nucleotidyltransferase family protein encodes MTQPRAGQWSAVVLGGGDPGDPFAAAHGVPVKALIPVGGEPMALHVLRALRASGRVSRVAYVGPTLPAMDPLIDERVTDHGTLLSNLEAGVEALAASGLPGGERVLVVTADIPLVTPGHLAEVLDAAPPEAALVYPVVRREDCERAFPGVKRTYARLREGTFTGGNVFLLDPRLIGQFLPRLREVLAARKAPLKLAGLIGPGILLRLVTRRLTVAELEARVSAILGVPARALITPHAAIGTDVDKDADLRLAEAHLPPGVSGSKIPV; translated from the coding sequence ATGACACAGCCTAGAGCCGGGCAATGGAGCGCCGTCGTGCTGGGCGGCGGCGACCCCGGCGACCCCTTCGCGGCGGCGCACGGCGTGCCCGTCAAGGCGCTGATTCCGGTGGGCGGCGAGCCGATGGCCCTGCATGTCCTGCGTGCCCTGCGCGCCAGCGGGCGCGTCTCACGCGTCGCCTACGTCGGCCCCACCCTCCCCGCGATGGACCCCCTGATCGACGAGCGCGTCACCGACCACGGCACCCTCCTGAGCAACCTGGAAGCCGGAGTGGAGGCACTCGCCGCTTCCGGCCTGCCAGGCGGCGAGCGCGTGCTGGTCGTCACGGCCGACATTCCGCTCGTCACGCCGGGGCACCTGGCCGAGGTGCTGGACGCCGCCCCCCCGGAGGCCGCCCTGGTCTACCCCGTGGTCCGCCGGGAGGACTGCGAGCGCGCCTTTCCCGGCGTCAAGCGCACCTATGCCCGCCTGCGGGAAGGCACTTTCACGGGGGGGAACGTCTTTCTGCTGGACCCGCGCCTGATCGGCCAGTTCCTGCCCCGGCTGCGCGAGGTGCTGGCCGCCCGCAAGGCCCCGCTGAAACTGGCGGGCCTGATCGGGCCGGGCATCCTGCTGAGGCTGGTCACGCGCCGCCTGACGGTGGCCGAACTCGAAGCGCGGGTCAGCGCCATCCTGGGCGTTCCGGCCCGCGCCCTGATCACCCCGCACGCCGCCATCGGCACCGACGTGGACAAGGACGCCGATCTGCGGCTGGCCGAAGCCCACCTGCCCCCCGGCGTGTCTGGCTCAAAAATCCCTGTCTAA